The sequence tacacactactaacacacactacacactactaacacacactacacactactaacacacactacacacactacacactacacactactaacacacactacacactactaacacacactaacacacactatcACAGGGGGGTGATTATATAGGAGACAGGGtgatgatagaggagaggggggtgattATATAGGTGACAGGGTGATGATATAGGAGAGGGGGtgatgatagaggagaggggggtgattATATAGGAGACAGGGTGATGATATAGGAGAGGGGGGtgatgatagaggagagggggtgatgaTATAGGAGACAGGGTGATGATAGAGGAGTGGGGGTGATGATAGAGGAGACAGGGtgatgatagaggagagggggtgattGATAGAGGAAAGGGGGGTGATAGAGGAGACAGGGtgatgatagaggagagggggtgatgatagaggagaggggggtgatgatagaggagacagggtgatgatagaggagacagggtgatgatagaggagacagggtgatgatagaggagaggggggtgatgaTAGAGGAGACAGGGTGATGATAGGAGACAGGGtgatgatagaggagagggggtgatgatagaggagacagggtgatgatagaggagagggggtgatgatagaggagacagggtgatgatagaggagacagggtgatgatagaggagaggggggtgatgatagaggagacagggtgatgatagaggagaggggggtgatgatagaggagacagggtgatgatagaggagagggggtgatgatagaggagacagggtgatgatagaggagaggggggtgatgatagaggagagagggggatgatagaggagaggagggtgatgatagaggagagggggtgatgatagaggagacagggtgatgatagaggagaggggggtgatgatagaggagagggggtgatgatagaggagagaggggtgatgatagaggagaggggggtgatgatagaggagaggggggtgatgaggagaggagggtgatgatagaggagaggggggtgatgatagaggagaggggggtgatgatagaggagaggagggtgatgatagaggagaggggggtgatgataaaggagaggggggtgatgatagaggagaggagggtgatgatagaggagagggggttgatgatagaggagaggggggtgatgatagaggagaggggggtgatgatagaggagagggggttgaTGATAGAGGAGAGTGACATATTGTCTTCTATGACATATttgctcccccccccctccccctgtaGCCACACCCGTTTGCGTACCTACGACACCTATGTGGGGATTGGCTGGCTGATCGCTGGCATGGACCAGGGCCTTCTGGGCATGTGTGTTGGGGAGAGACGCATCATCACCATGCCCCCTTCGCTAGGATACGGATCAAACGGAGATGGTAAGTGGGTGCTGCTGGGTAATAGAGTTCTTTCTGAGTATTTTCCCAGTACAGGCCTCTCTAATACTGTTGGACCAGAGATGGCATCATCAGTgtgaagctctctctctctgtctctgtctctctgtctctgtctctctgtctctgtctctgtctctgtctctgtctctctctctgtctctgtctctctgtctctgtctctgtctctgtctctctgtctctgtctctctgtctctgtctctctctctgtctctgtctctgtctgtctctgtctctctctctgtctctgtctctgtctctgtctctctctctgtctctgtctctgtctctgtctctgtctctgtctctgtctctgtctgtctctgtctctctctgtctctgtctctgtctgtctctgtctgtctctgtctctctctgtctgtctctctgtctctgtctgtctctgtctctgtctctgtctctgtctctgtctctgtctctctgtctctgtctctgtctgtctctgtctctgtctctgtctctgtctctgtctctgtctctctgtctctgtctctgtctctgtctctgtctctgtctctgtctctgtctctgtctctctctgtctctgtctctgtctctgtctctgtctctctgtctctgtctctctgtctctgtctctctgtctctgtctctgtctctctctgtctctgtctctctctctgtctctgtctctgtctctgtctctgtctctctgtctctctgtctctgtctctctgtctctgtctctgtctctgtctctgtctctgtctctgtctctgtctgtctctctgtctctgtctctgtctgtctctgtctctgtctctctcattctctctttctttctcctcctctccctctcatccctccatccccacccctctttccctctctaggTAGTGATATCCCAGGCCAGGCTTCCCTGGTGTTTGATGTAGTCCTCTTGGACCTCCATAACCCTAAAGACGGCGTCACTATAACCAACCAGGACATACCTCAACCCTGCCTCAGGAAGAGTATATCTGGGGACTTTATCAGATACCACTATAACGGATCACTACTGGACGGGACCTTCTTCGACTCCAGGTTaggaagagtgagagagtgtgtgtgtgtgtgtgtgtgtgtgtgtgtgtgtgtgtgtgtgtgtgtgtgtgtgtgtgtgtgtgtgtgtgtgtgtgtgtgtgtgtgtgtgtgtgtgtgtgtgtgtgtgtgtgtgtgtgtgtgtgtgtgtgacttcatAAATATTATGTAAACACTGCTCCTCTATTTCCTTGTGGTCCTGCTGCATGGTGTTTATCCTTCATATGTAATTATTATTTTGTCCTCAAGGTGGCAGTATAACCTTACAAACTAAAATAGACTGAAATTAGTTTCTCGTAAGATTTACTGAAtgaatccaaacagtacaagaAAAATGGCACTCTAAGTTCAGACTGAATAAGAATCTAGATATTAAGGAAATGTTGAATTTAGAATCTAGATATTAAGGAAATGTTGAATTTAGAATCTAGATATTAAGGAAATGTTGAATTTAGAATCTAGATATTAAGGAAATGTAGAATTTAGAATCTAGATATTAAGGAAATATAGAATTTAGAATCTAGATATTAAGGAAATGTTGAATTTAGAGCTTCTTTATGTTTTAATATGTTTTAATATGTTGGTAACTGATTGTACCGCGTCTCGTTCTGTACATGTGATTCATTGTCCTCTGTTGTTGAATACCACAGTTACTCTCGTAACCGTACCTATGACACGTACGTGGGTAAGGGCTCTTTGATTGGTGGGATGGATGAGGGCCTGATCGGAGTCTGCATCGGAGAGAGAAGACGCATCACCATCCCACCTCACCTCGGATACGGAGAGGAGGGTACAGGTATGTAGAAAACAGTGTTtgtgcgtgagtgcgtgtgtTTAGGTTTTCAGTGTACCGTTGTTGATGGAACATAGATTTCATCGTCTATTTCCTCTTATTTACTGACCTCTGCCaatctcccctctcatctcccgtactcttctctcccctcacctctcctcctctcctcctcacctctcctcctctcctctccactcctcccctcacctcttccctctcctcctctccactcctcccctctcctcttccctctcctcctctccactcctcccctctcctcctcccctgtcctgccctttcctctcctctcccctctcatcctctcctttccactcctcccctctcctttcctctcttcctctctctcgtctcctctccttttctctcctcatttccatctcctctcctctcctctcctctccacttccctccctcccctccctccctccctccctccctccctcccctccctccctccctccctccctccctccctccctcccctccctccctccctccctctcctctcacctctcctctctctccctcacctttccctttgtctctcatctctcttgtctcctctactccccttcccttactcccctccctccctcgtttcctcccctcccctctctccctccaggtactAAGATCCCAGGTTCTGCTGTCTTGGTGTTTGATATCCATATCATAGACTTCCACAACCCATCAGACACAGTGGTGATCACCACCAACTATAAACCAGAGGTGTGTGAGACGCTGGCTAAGAAAGGAGACTTTGTTAAATACCACTACAACGCTTCACTAATGGATGGATCCTTCATCGACTCCACGTGAGTAGAAAGatgaagacacacacatacacacacgcacacatacacacctacacacacacacacacacacacacacacacacacacacacacacacacacacacacacacacacacacacacacacacacacacacacacacacacacacacacacacacacacacacacacacacacacacacacacacacacacacatacagacacacatacacacacacagttgaagttggaagtttacatacatttaggttggagtcattaaacctcGTTTTTCAATCCCTCCACAAGTGTTTTGTTAACAAactctagttttggcaagtcggtcaggacatctactttgtgcatgacgcaagtcatttttccaacaattgtttacagacagattatttcacttataaattcactgtatcacaattccagtgggtcagaaatgtacatacactaagttgactgtgcctttaaacagcttggaaaattccagaaaatgatgtcatggctttataagcttctgataggctaattgacatcatttgagtcaattggaggtgtacctgtggatgtatttctacCTTCacacccagtgcctctttgcttgacatcatggaaaaatcaaaagatatcagccaaggaaatcgtagacctccacaagtctggttaatttttttggagcaatttccaaacgcctgaaggtaccaagttcatttgtacaaacaatagtacgcaagtataaaaactacgggaccacgcagccgtcataccactcagggaggagacgcgttttgtctcctagagatgaacgtactttggtgcgaaaagtgcaaattaatcccagaacaacaggaccttgtgaagatgctggaggaaacgagTAGAACATCACACAgcaaaactagtcctatatcgacataacctgaaaggccgctcagcaaggaagaagccactgctccaaaaccgccataaaaaaagccagactatggtttgcaactgcacatggggacaaagattgtacttttttggagaaatgtcctctagtctgatgaaacaaaaatagaactgtttggccataatgaccatctttaagtttggaggaaaaagggggaggcttgcaggccgaagaacaccaccctaaccgtgaagcactggggtggcagcatcacaaaataaatggcatcatggaATCATCAGGAAAatgatgtgtatatattgaagcaacatctcaagtcatcagtcaggaagttaaagcttggttgcaaatgggtcttccaaatggacaatgaccccaagcatacttccaaagttgtgtcaaaatggcttaaggacaaccaagtcaaggtattggagtggccatcacagagccctgacctcaatcctatagacaatttgtgtgcagaactgaaaaagcgcatgtgagcaaggaggcctacaaacctgactcagttacaccagctctgtcaggaggaataggccaaaattcacccaaattattgtgggaagcttgtggaaggctccccgaaacatttgacccaagttaaacaatttaaaggcaacgctaccaatgCTACCAAAAAGAGTGTAAATAAacgtttgacccactgggaatgtgatgacatattctgacatttctcattcttaaaataaagtggtgattctaactgacctaagacatggaattgttgctaggatttaatgtcaggaattgtgaaactgagttgaaatgcatttggctaaggtgtatgtaaacttccgactgcacgcacacatacacaaatacacacacacatgcacgcatgcacgcacacacacacacacacacacacacacatatacacacacacccacactcacactcccccacatacacacatatatacagtctcacacacacacacacacacacacacacacacacacacacacacacacacacacacacacacacacacacacacacacacacacacacacacacacacacacacacacacacacacacactcttctaacaatctctctctctccaggtataACTATGGGAAGACATATAACATTGTGCTGGGAGCCAACCAGGTGGTTcctgggatggaggaagggctgaAGGAGATGTGTGTTGGAGAGAGAAGACACCTGGTCATACCTCCTCACCTGGGCtacggagagaggggagtgggtgagtatcacacacacacacacagacacacacagacacacacacacacacacacacacacacacacacacacacacagacagacagacagacagacagacagacagacagacagacagacagacagacagacagacagacagacagacagacagacagacagacagacagacagacagacagacagacagacagacagacagacacacacatacatacatacacacacacacacacacacacacacacacacacacacacacacacacacacacacacacacacacacacacacacacacacacacacacacacacacacacacacacacacacatacacatacacatacacatacacacacacacacacacacacacacacacatacacacacacacacatacacacatacacacacacacacacacacacatacacacacacacacacaaatacatacacacacacacacacacacacacacacacacacacatacacatacacatacacatacacacacacatacacacacatacatacacacacacacacacacatacatacacacacacacacacatacatacacacacacacacatacacacacacacacacacacacacacacacacacacatacacatacacatacacatacacatacacacacacacacacacagacagacagacagacagacagacagacagacagacagacagacagacagactagtcCACTAGCAGTTATTAACCCAATGTCTATGTGTATGTATTAGATGGTGAGGTGCCGGCCAGTGCTGTCCTGGTCTTCGACATCGAGATGATCGAGATGGAGGCGGGCCTCCCTGACGGGTACATGTTCATCTGGAACGAGGAGGTATCAGCTGACCTCTTCACTGAGATGGACGCAGACAAGGACCTACAGGTGTTGGCCTCAGAGGTACTCGTCACGGCTAAATCCCGCCCTCAACTACACGCTAATAGACATACACATGACACCGTGGGTCCTTCTGTATCTCAACTGGACAGAGTCTGGCTGCGTCTCAGTAGTCTCAAATGACCTCCTCTCCTTCATTTGCACTGATCTGTAAACACAAGACAAGTGAAAGCAGTGGCACCAGTTCATTTAAATCAGTCCAGAAGGAGAGGAGACCATCGAGGCAACTGGCTAACCAATTCacaattctccctctctcc is a genomic window of Oncorhynchus keta strain PuntledgeMale-10-30-2019 chromosome 19, Oket_V2, whole genome shotgun sequence containing:
- the LOC127909217 gene encoding peptidyl-prolyl cis-trans isomerase FKBP9-like; amino-acid sequence: MTMNQCVHGMIYLAVLVAFAACDAPPVPLDDIVIEKTFVPEQCGRAVKVGDYVRYHYNGMFPDGKKFDSSYDRGSTYNVYVGKKQLIEGMDRALVGMCVNERRLVTIPPQLAYGKEGYGDVIPSDAILNFDVLLLDVWNPDDGVQSETYYTPENCSRKVEVSDYVRYHYNGTLLDGTLFDSSHTRLRTYDTYVGIGWLIAGMDQGLLGMCVGERRIITMPPSLGYGSNGDGSDIPGQASLVFDVVLLDLHNPKDGVTITNQDIPQPCLRKSISGDFIRYHYNGSLLDGTFFDSSYSRNRTYDTYVGKGSLIGGMDEGLIGVCIGERRRITIPPHLGYGEEGTGTKIPGSAVLVFDIHIIDFHNPSDTVVITTNYKPEVCETLAKKGDFVKYHYNASLMDGSFIDSTYNYGKTYNIVLGANQVVPGMEEGLKEMCVGERRHLVIPPHLGYGERGVDGEVPASAVLVFDIEMIEMEAGLPDGYMFIWNEEVSADLFTEMDADKDLQVLASEFSDYILRQVNEGKGRLAPGFNANLIIENMFSNQDRNGDGKITEEEFKLKADETPHDEL